In Rhizobium sp. BG4, the genomic stretch GGAGATGAAGCCTTCGACGGACCAGGTGTTCCAGAAGACGTTGAGCGGCTTCGGGTTCTTGGTGAGCTGCGTGTCGCGCTCGGCAATGTGGACGCCCTTGACGCCGAGCTTCTTCATCAGCTTCGCCCAGCCTTCGCGGTCGTGCTGATCCGGCTCTTCGAACTTCAGGCCCGTGTCATTGGCGAGGTTGACCAGCGCCTGCTTGACGAACCAGGAGACCATGCCCGGGTTTGCACCGCAGGTGGAAACGGCTGTTGCGCCGCCCGGGTTCTTTTCCTTTTCCTTGCGCACGGTTTCGCGCAGCGCGTAGTTCGTGCGGTCGGCGTTCTTCATGTTCTTGTCGAAATAGAAGCCGAGCCACGGCTCGACGACGGTATCGATGTAGAGAACGTCGAGCTTGCGGCAGAGCTTCATCAGGTCGAGCGAGCCGGTATCAACCGAGAGGTTGACGCAGAAGCCCTGGCCTTCACCTTCCGTCAGCAGCGGCTTCAGGAGGTCCTTGTAGTTGTCCTTGGTCACATATTCCTTGATGTGACGGACGCCGTGCTTCTTGAGGATTTCCATGTCGCCCGGCTCTTCGCGCGGGTCGATTACAACCAACCGGTTCTTGTCGAACTTGAAGTGGCGCTCGATCAGCGGCAGCGTGCCGCGGCCGATGGAGCCAAAGCCGATCATCACGATCGGGCCGGTAATTTCGGCATATACCGGGTGGTTTTGTTCCGTCATTCTTTTCTCCTGTGGAAGGCGACGAAGGCGATCTGCCTGAAGAATTCTTCAAAATGGGCTGAAAATTCGCGAAGTGACCGGCTCTAACCACAAAATGGCGTCACAATAAAGAGCGTTCGGCCGGGAAATCTAATATCAGGCGGGTGCGAGCTGTTGTGCAAGGCTGTGCAGCTTCTGCACGAGCTCGGCTTTCTGCAGTGTCAATCCCTTGTAAGCCGTCTGCTGTTCGTCGAGCGCGGCAAGCTGCGTGGCGAAACTCGACGCGAGTTCGGCGGCGCGCGGGTGATGCTCGATCGCGGCGATCGGATCGACATAGACGCGGATCGTGAAGACGATGTCGCCGGAAACAGGAAGCTTGCGCAGCGTCTGCCGCTCGACGCGGGCGAAGCGCTCGGCAAGCGTGAAATCCTCGGAAGACGGCGGGCGGCGGTGCTTGGACATCGGCAGGAAGAGATCGCCCGTCGTGTTGACCGACCAGTTCATACGCTCGACCGGCTGGGCGACCAGCAGGTTGTCGAAGATGCGGGTGATCAGCGCCGCGTTGCGCGTGCCCTCGCTGAAACCGGGCACATCGGCATGGATCGCCTGCATCGGCCGGCCGAACTTTTCCTGCAGCGACCAGGACGACGGGAAGGAGACATGGCCTGCGACCAGATGCCACCCATCGTCCTTGCGGCGCATGATGACCAGATCGTCCTCGACGAGAAGGCCGGCGCGCATCAACGGCGGCAGTGAGACGTCAGCGAGATCGACTTCGGTATCGCCGGCCGTGATGATGTCGCCATGCCTGACATAGCGATCCGGGTAGGCGGAGCAGAGATGATCTGCGAGGAGGCCGAGACATTCTTCCTGGGCCGCCTGCGTATCGTCTTCGGCGACGAATACATCCTTGCGGCGCGCGGCGAGAAGCCCGCGCTTTTCCGCCAGATAGCGCCCAAGGTCACCATCCGGCTCGATCCAACGGCCCGCATCGAGCGGCATCAAGCCGATGGTGAACGGCTTCGAGGATCCATCATAAGGTGTGTAAGCGGGAAGTTTCATTGTCAGGAAACTGCCGGTTTGCGGTGATTGATGCAAGAGTAAAGAGGCTAGCCCTTCAACGCTTCCAGTCCCTCATTAACCGTCGTCAGGGCCACTTCGGTCACCTCATACTCCGCCACCCCATGCACCGCAAACGGATCGGCGGAGACATAGGCTTCGATCTCGGCGCGATTGCCGGTGGCGAGGATGACGCCGCCGGTGCGGGGGACTTTGCGGCCGGAAGCGAGGAACCAGCCCTTCGCATAGCCTTCCTTCACCCAGGCCATATGCGGCTCCATGTGCTTGTCGGCCTCTTCGTTGGGCTTCACATAGGTGAGGGAAAGTATGAACATCTTTGATCCCGAGGGTTGTGCCGTTTTGGGGCTGTTGATAACAGAAATTGCACTGCCTTATCCATTTTCTTTTTATAGTTTTGAAGCATTGTGCCACACATCGCCATTAGTACGCCCGGAACCGTCGCATGACCAATATATCGGAGCGGCTTGCGGAGTTGCAGGAGGAAAGCGCCGTCATGATCGTCCTCTACGATCAGGACGACCGCGTGCAATATACAAATGCCGCCTTTCGCTCCACCTTCGCGCTTGAGCCGGACGAAACGCCCACATGGGCAGAGCTGATGCGCCGCAACACCAAGGCCGGGCGCGGCACCATCATTCGCACCACGGATTTCGAGGCATGGCTGATGTCTGCCCAGTCCCGCCGCGGCAAGCTGCCGTTCCGGGCCTTCGAGATGGATGTCGTCGACGGGCGCTGGTTCTGGATGACGGAGACGGTGCAGCGCGACGGCTGGATGCTGTGCATGGCGAGCGACATCACCCATATGAAAACCAGCCAGCGTGATCTGCGCCAGGATCGCGATTTCGCGCTGAGGGCATCGCAGACCGACGAGCTGACCTGTATCTCCAACCGCCGCTTCATGATGGCTGCGCTGGAGAACATGATCGCCCGTCAGGAAACATCGGCGCTCAGCGGCTGCATCTGCATCGTCGATCTCGATTTCTTCAAGCGCATCAACGACAATTTTGGCCATCAGGTCGGCGACCAGGTGCTGATCGACTTTGCCCGGCGGGTGCAGCCGGTGATCAGGCGCCGCGACAGCTTCGGGCGGATCGGCGGCGAGGAATTCATGCTGGTGTTTCCGGATACGACGCTGGAGCAGGGCGAGCGGATCATCGATCGCGTGCTGGAGCTGGTGCGCATTGCCCATCCGCTTCCCGCCCTGCCGGGCTTTTCCTATACGTGTTCGGCGGGCCTTGCAGAGCTCAAGGTCGGAGACACGGTGCAGCAGCTCTATGCGCGGGCCGACGAGGCGCTCTACATCGCCAAGCAGAGCGGCCGCGACCGGCTGAAGATCGCAGCTTAGCTTAGGCAAGCACCGAGGGGATCAAGCCGCGCAGCGAATTGCCCATGTAGAGCTTGCCCCCGGCAATATCGGCGAGGCTGATCCTGCCGACGCGGGCCTTGCGCTGGCAGATGAGTTCGGTGCGCAGCACGCCGGCGAGCAGGCCGCAGGAGATTGGCGGAGTGCGCAACAGGTCCGAGCCGTCGTCGAGAAAGACCGAGGTGATCGTGCCTTCGCAGATCTCGTCATTCTCGTTGAGCATCAGGACCTCGTCCGCTTCACTCGCCGGATATTCCGCGCGGGCGGCTTCGTAGACCTCTCGTCGCGTGGTCTTGATCCGCAGCAGCTTGTCGGCGCTGTCGAGCCGTTGCGAGGCGATGCGGAGTTTCCAGATTGTGTCCGGCGCCGGTGGCGTGAAAGCCGCGCTCGTCACATCGATCCGCCCGGCAGCATCGAGCGTCAGGCGGACGCGCAGCGATGTCGTCGCACCAGCGACGGCCTCTTCCAGCCTGTCCTTCGCCTGAAGCGGCGTGGGGAAGCCGATGCGGCGGGCGGAGCGGTCCAATCGGGCAAGATGCAGCCGCAGGCGGGTGAAGCCGATACCGGGTTCCCATCGCAGGGTTTCGATCAGGGAGAAATTGCTCATCGGGCAATCTCCTGGTCGCCGATCGCGAAGCGGGCCTTCAGCAGGCATTCCTCGTATTCGGCTTCGGCGGTCGAATCGAAGACGATGCCGCCGCCGACATTGAAGACGGCGCGGCCGTTGTCGAACAGGCTGATGGTGCGGATGGCGACGGAGAAGCGCATGGCGCCTGTTGGAGCGATCATGCCGATCGCGCCGCAATAGACGTCGCGCGGCCGTTCTTCGAGATCGTCGAGGATCTGCATGGCGCTGAGCTTCGGGGCACCGGTGATCGAGCCGCAGGGGAAGAGGGCGGCGAAGATATCGCGGATCGTCAGATCCGGCAGGAGTTTCGCCTGCACGTGGCTCACCATCTGGTGCACGGTCGGATAGGTCTCGATATCGAAGAGTTTCGGGACATCGAGTGTTCCGACTTGCGTGATCCGCGAGATATCGTTGCGCAGCAGATCGACGATCATCCGGTTCTCGGCCTGCGTCTTGATATCCGCGAGCATCGCCGCCTTGATCGCCTCGTCCTCGGTGGCATCGGCGCCGCGCCTGGCGGTGCCCTTCATCGGATGCGTCTCGATCCAGCCGTCCTCATCGGTGCGGAAGAAAAGCTCCGGCGAGCGCGACAGGATGATGGGACCACCGAGATCAGCATAGGCGCCGTATTTCACCGGCTGCCGCTCGATCAGCGACCAGAAGGCGGCGAGCGGATCGCCGCTCCAGCGCGCCTCGATGGGCATGGTCAGGTTCGCCTGATAGCAGTCGCCCTGGCGCAGATGCCAATGGAGGCGGTCGAAGCGCTCCTTATAGGTTTCGAAATTCCAGCCGGCTTTCGGGGCGGTGAGGAACTCTTCGTTGTCGCGGCGGCGGACCGGCTGGGCGAGGGGATGGTCATTAGGTGCCGGGCTGTTGAAGACGCCGAAGCAGACGAGAGGGGATTGGCGATTGGCCGGTAGTTTTGGAGCGAGCTTGTTCTCGAAGAGGTAGCCGGCCTCGTAGGACATATAGCCCGCAAGCCATTTGCCGGCGGCTTTTGCGTCCTGCATGCGTTTCAGGGCCGGGAAGAATTCGGCGCGGTCGTTGGCGATGATGATTTCGGACGGCTCGGAAAAGAGCATCGTCTGATTAGCCGTGTCGTCACGGAACAGGATGAAGGGGCCCAATTTATGTCTCCCTCATTCCTGTGCTTGTCACAGGAATCCAGTGCGCCCAAGTCCTTGGGCGCGGAAGACTCCTTTCACGGCGCAGACGCGCCGTGGCTGGATTCCTGTGACAAGCACAGGAATGAGGGAGGTCATTAGTTGGCATCATCGGTTTCTCATAGCCCCAGAGCGAGATGCGACATTGTTTTGGGAAACTCTGCGCCGCTCTCCCTCATCGGCCCTTCGGGCCACCTTCTCCTCGCAAGGAGAAGGCCTATCACTTCAGCCCTTATCCAAAGCTTCCAATTCGTCGATCAGGCCTTCGATCATCGACAGGCCCTTGCTCCAGAACGACGGATCGGTGGCGTCGAGGCCGAAAGGCTTCAGGAGTTCGGAGTGATGCTTGGTGCCGCCGGCCTTGAGGAGCTCGAAATACTTGTCCTGAAAACCCTTGTCGGCCTTCTGGTAGACGGCATAGAGCGAGTTCACCAGGCAGTCGCCGAAGGCGTAGGCATAGACGTAGAAGGGCGAGTGGATGAAGTGCGGGATATAGGCCCAGTAGGTCTCGTATCCCTCGGAAATCTTGATCGCCGGGCCGAGGCTCTCCGACTGGACCGATAGCCACAGTTCGCCGATATCGTCAGACGTCAGCTCGCCGGCCTTGCGGGCGGTGTGCATCTTGCGTTCGAATTCGTAGAAGGCGATCTGGCGCACGACCGTGTTGATCATGTCCTCGACCTTCTGGGCGAGCATCGCCTTGCGCTCGCGCTTGTCGCTGGTCTTGTCGAGCAGAGCACGGAAGGTCAGCATTTCGCCGAAGACCGAGGCGGTCTCGGCCAGCGTCAGCGGCGTTTGGCACATCAGCGCGCCCTGACCACCGGCCAGAACCTGATGGACGCCGTGGCCGAGTTCGTGGGCGAGCGTCATCACGTCGCGCGGCTTGCCCATGTAGTTGACGAGCACATAGGGATGCGCGGAGGGAACGGTCGGGTGCGCGAAGGCGCCCGGCGCCTTGCCGGGGCGAACCGGAGCGTCGATCCATTCCTCGTCGAAGAAGCGCTTTGCGATCGCGGCCATCTCGGGTGCGAAATTGCCGTAGGCGGAGAGGACCGTGTCCTTTGCCTCGTTCCAGGAAATGACGGCGTTCGAGGTTTCCGGCAGCGGCGCGTTGCGGTCCCAGAAATTCATCTGGTCCATTCCGAGCCACTTCGCCTTCATCGAATAGTAGCGGTGCGAGAGGCGCGGATAGGCTTCCTTGACGGCGGCGGCCAGCGCATCGACGACTTCGCGCTCGACGCGGTTGGCAAGATGCCGGGAGTCGGCAATGTCCTCGAAGCCGCGCCAGCGGTCGGAGATGTCCTTGTCCTTGGCGAGCGTATTGGTGATCAGCGTGAAGGTGCGGATATTGGCCTTGAAGGTTTCCGCCAGAGCCATCGCCGCCTTGTGGCGGGCTTCCGGGTTCGGATCCTGCAGCATGTTGAGCGCCACTTCGAGCGGCAGCTTCTCGCCGTCGATCTCGTAGCGCAGCTCGGCCATCGTCTCGTCGAACAGGCGATTGAAGGCAGCGGCCGATGTCATCGACTTCTCAAGGAAGAGCTGCTCCAGCTTGTCGTCCAGCTGGTAGGGCTTGTCCTTGCGCAGATCGACCAGCCACGGGCGGTAGTGGCCGGCGGCGGGATCGTTCGCCATGCAGGCGTCCATCACCGCGTCGTCGATGCGGTTGAGCTCTAGCGCGAAGAACAGCAGGTGACCGGAGAATTCGGTGATGCGCGCCTGGACGTCGCCATAGAGCTTGCCGTTCACCGGGCTCGTCGTATCGGAGAAATAGGTGAGGCCGGCAAAGGAGCCGA encodes the following:
- a CDS encoding M3 family oligoendopeptidase; this encodes MNFVLNAAGLNFSATSAAGASDAALGDLPVWKLQDLYPSAISTAFTSDMEKAGKNSIAFEEKWKGKLAAAATKTGAEGIGQALKEYEALDDIIGRLGSFAGLTYFSDTTSPVNGKLYGDVQARITEFSGHLLFFALELNRIDDAVMDACMANDPAAGHYRPWLVDLRKDKPYQLDDKLEQLFLEKSMTSAAAFNRLFDETMAELRYEIDGEKLPLEVALNMLQDPNPEARHKAAMALAETFKANIRTFTLITNTLAKDKDISDRWRGFEDIADSRHLANRVEREVVDALAAAVKEAYPRLSHRYYSMKAKWLGMDQMNFWDRNAPLPETSNAVISWNEAKDTVLSAYGNFAPEMAAIAKRFFDEEWIDAPVRPGKAPGAFAHPTVPSAHPYVLVNYMGKPRDVMTLAHELGHGVHQVLAGGQGALMCQTPLTLAETASVFGEMLTFRALLDKTSDKRERKAMLAQKVEDMINTVVRQIAFYEFERKMHTARKAGELTSDDIGELWLSVQSESLGPAIKISEGYETYWAYIPHFIHSPFYVYAYAFGDCLVNSLYAVYQKADKGFQDKYFELLKAGGTKHHSELLKPFGLDATDPSFWSKGLSMIEGLIDELEALDKG
- a CDS encoding YciI family protein, which produces MFILSLTYVKPNEEADKHMEPHMAWVKEGYAKGWFLASGRKVPRTGGVILATGNRAEIEAYVSADPFAVHGVAEYEVTEVALTTVNEGLEALKG
- a CDS encoding homospermidine synthase; the protein is MTEQNHPVYAEITGPIVMIGFGSIGRGTLPLIERHFKFDKNRLVVIDPREEPGDMEILKKHGVRHIKEYVTKDNYKDLLKPLLTEGEGQGFCVNLSVDTGSLDLMKLCRKLDVLYIDTVVEPWLGFYFDKNMKNADRTNYALRETVRKEKEKNPGGATAVSTCGANPGMVSWFVKQALVNLANDTGLKFEEPDQHDREGWAKLMKKLGVKGVHIAERDTQLTKNPKPLNVFWNTWSVEGFISEGLQPAELGWGTHENWMPKNAKKHKKGCKAAIYLEQPGANTRVRTWCPTPGPQYGFLVTHNESISIADYFTVRDKDGEVTFRPTCHYAYHPANDAVLSLHEMFGNGGNAQPVHHVLDEDELVEGIDELGVLLYGHEKNAYWFGSRLSLEETRRIAPYQNATGLQVTSAVLAGMVYALENPKAGIVEADEIDYKRCLEVQLPYLGPVEGHYTDWTPLDGRPGLFPEDLDTKDPWQFKNILVRS
- a CDS encoding aminotransferase class IV family protein yields the protein MSNFSLIETLRWEPGIGFTRLRLHLARLDRSARRIGFPTPLQAKDRLEEAVAGATTSLRVRLTLDAAGRIDVTSAAFTPPAPDTIWKLRIASQRLDSADKLLRIKTTRREVYEAARAEYPASEADEVLMLNENDEICEGTITSVFLDDGSDLLRTPPISCGLLAGVLRTELICQRKARVGRISLADIAGGKLYMGNSLRGLIPSVLA
- a CDS encoding aminodeoxychorismate synthase component I, whose product is MLFSEPSEIIIANDRAEFFPALKRMQDAKAAGKWLAGYMSYEAGYLFENKLAPKLPANRQSPLVCFGVFNSPAPNDHPLAQPVRRRDNEEFLTAPKAGWNFETYKERFDRLHWHLRQGDCYQANLTMPIEARWSGDPLAAFWSLIERQPVKYGAYADLGGPIILSRSPELFFRTDEDGWIETHPMKGTARRGADATEDEAIKAAMLADIKTQAENRMIVDLLRNDISRITQVGTLDVPKLFDIETYPTVHQMVSHVQAKLLPDLTIRDIFAALFPCGSITGAPKLSAMQILDDLEERPRDVYCGAIGMIAPTGAMRFSVAIRTISLFDNGRAVFNVGGGIVFDSTAEAEYEECLLKARFAIGDQEIAR
- a CDS encoding DUF3445 domain-containing protein; protein product: MKLPAYTPYDGSSKPFTIGLMPLDAGRWIEPDGDLGRYLAEKRGLLAARRKDVFVAEDDTQAAQEECLGLLADHLCSAYPDRYVRHGDIITAGDTEVDLADVSLPPLMRAGLLVEDDLVIMRRKDDGWHLVAGHVSFPSSWSLQEKFGRPMQAIHADVPGFSEGTRNAALITRIFDNLLVAQPVERMNWSVNTTGDLFLPMSKHRRPPSSEDFTLAERFARVERQTLRKLPVSGDIVFTIRVYVDPIAAIEHHPRAAELASSFATQLAALDEQQTAYKGLTLQKAELVQKLHSLAQQLAPA
- a CDS encoding sensor domain-containing diguanylate cyclase codes for the protein MTNISERLAELQEESAVMIVLYDQDDRVQYTNAAFRSTFALEPDETPTWAELMRRNTKAGRGTIIRTTDFEAWLMSAQSRRGKLPFRAFEMDVVDGRWFWMTETVQRDGWMLCMASDITHMKTSQRDLRQDRDFALRASQTDELTCISNRRFMMAALENMIARQETSALSGCICIVDLDFFKRINDNFGHQVGDQVLIDFARRVQPVIRRRDSFGRIGGEEFMLVFPDTTLEQGERIIDRVLELVRIAHPLPALPGFSYTCSAGLAELKVGDTVQQLYARADEALYIAKQSGRDRLKIAA